One Fulvia fulva chromosome 12, complete sequence genomic region harbors:
- a CDS encoding AB hydrolase superfamily protein, with product MAMTEADRKRMGKPHAELIAALQKAPFPDLSNGNPDASVQDIRHNRASHLAKLRHLYPIPGPISDEVHESEYQIPVRDGSTIRVRVYVPTKSTLPIDQRPLIIMFHEGGWRMGDLTDEDLNCRMFSRDLGAVCVNVEYRLAPEYRFPHGVNDAYDSVKWCAAEASPSSNILPCDPAKGFLVGGASAGGNFAAIMCQIARDESLSPPLTGQYLCVPALCSQSVAPEGWKAHMRSRDESADDPVLQLRPNRDQERLEVLRVEADNPLYSPLLHKDLTRLPPAFFQLGGLDPLRDEALVYAEILKENNTPTSVQVYDGFGHMFWTNWPTMERSKQFVQDTLEGVKWLLSGPVTSTT from the coding sequence ATGGCAATGACAGAAGCCGATCGAAAGCGCATGGGCAAACCTCATGCGGAGCTGATTGCAGCACTTCAAAAGGCACCTTTCCCAGATCTCTCAAACGGCAACCCGGACGCTTCAGTCCAGGACATTCGCCACAATCGCGCATCTCATCTAGCCAAACTGCGACACCTGTACCCTATCCCAGGGCCCATATCGGATGAAGTACACGAGTCGGAGTATCAGATACCCGTTAGAGATGGCTCTACTATTCGGGTCCGCGTTTATGTTCCGACCAAGTCGACCTTGCCCATCGATCAGAGACCATTGATCATAATGTTTCACGAAGGAGGCTGGCGCATGGGAGACCTGACGGACGAGGACTTGAACTGCCGCATGTTCTCTCGGGACCTTGGTGCTGTATGCGTCAATGTGGAATACCGACTTGCTCCAGAATACAGATTCCCACACGGCGTGAACGATGCGTATGACTCTGTCAAATGGTGCGCAGCGGAGGCATCGCCATCTTCGAACATCCTGCCTTGCGATCCCGCGAAGGGCTTCCTGGTGGGCGGAGCGTCGGCAGGAGGCAACTTCGCTGCCATCATGTGTCAGATTGCGAGGGATGAAAGTCTTAGTCCTCCTTTAACTGGACAATACCTTTGCGTACCGGCTCTCTGCAGCCAGAGCGTGGCACCGGAGGGATGGAAGGCGCATATGCGCAGTCGTGACGAGTCTGCAGATGACCCGGTCTTGCAACTCAGACCAAATCGAGACCAGGAAAGGTTGGAAGTGCTGAGAGTTGAGGCGGACAACCCGTTGTACAGTCCGTTGCTCCATAAAGATCTCACCAGGCTTCCTCCGGCCTTCTTTCAGCTCGGAGGGCTCGATCCGCTCAGGGATGAGGCTTTGGTGTATGCCGAGATACTGAAGGAAAACAACACACCCACCAGTGTCCAAGTTTACGATGGGTTCGGGCACATGTTCTGGACTAATTGGCCGACAATGGAGAGAAGCAAGCAATTTGTACAGGACACACTTGAGGGAGTGAAGTGGCTTCTGTCGGGTCCAGTCACCAGCACAACATGA
- a CDS encoding putative translation initiation factor eIF-2B subunit beta: MPAPAVGTRPSLQTFLHSLKHNDSIESSIALLVSLLKFRQIAHSRPCAIATTRLLLQVVAERRWSNSQDLERRIREVGERLQAAQPREMAVGNIVRRVLGIVHEVAEDDQDAPSITSSQELPGPTVTTGDSTHRPKLPTNISGFSPLNQGAALPHTTPTQTTSATSSPSINGTAESPPRRPGLSAVASSYAGQGPHGSLFGILTQPQGLGSIGGSPLGSGTATPVPKPSRNQDESKEKLDIKAEVIDGIKDLLEELDIVDSQISEYALDHIHSNEIILTHTSSQTVQRFLSAAARKRKFTVIHAEAYPNNHGETHSTVVNGSSKAGEDEDPNERWKTLTSMGIKVIVIPDSAVFALMSRVNKVIMAPHAVLANGSLIAAAGAATVAQAAKAHQVPVVVLSGVYKLSPVYPFDMAEMIEYGEPGKVVPFQDGPFMDKVDVVNPLFDWVDADLVNLYITNLGAHAPSYLYRIVADHYRTEDIDLTTKA, encoded by the coding sequence ATGCCCGCGCCAGCGGTAGGAACAAGACCTTCCTTACAAACTTTCCTCCATTCTCTCAAGCACAATGACTCTATCGAGAGCTCAATCGCCCTCCTAGTCTCCCTACTCAAATTTCGCCAAATAGCACACTCGCGACCGTGTGCCATTGCGACCACACGACTACTGCTCCAGGTTGTGGCAGAGCGAAGATGGTCCAACTCGCAGGATCTCGAGCGGCGCATCAGGGAAGTAGGCGAACGACTCCAAGCCGCACAGCCTCGAGAAATGGCAGTCGGCAACATCGTGCGCAGAGTACTCGGCATTGTGCATGAAGTAGCCGAGGACGATCAGGACGCACCCAGCATAACCAGCAGTCAGGAGCTGCCTGGTCCTACCGTAACGACAGGAGACTCTACTCATCGACCCAAGCTACCGACCAATATATCTGGCTTCAGTCCGCTCAACCAGGGAGCAGCTCTACCTCACACAACACCGACACAAACGACAAGCGCCACATCATCGCCGTCCATCAATGGCACTGCTGAAAGTCCTCCGCGACGTCCCGGACTTTCCGCCGTGGCAAGCTCGTACGCAGGTCAAGGGCCACATGGCTCTCTTTTTGGCATCCTAACGCAGCCACAAGGTCTAGGATCGATCGGAGGCTCGCCGCTCGGATCAGGGACAGCCACGCCAGTACCGAAGCCCAGCAGAAACCAAGACGAATCGAAGGAAAAGCTTGACATCAAAGCTGAGGTGATCGACGGCATCAAGGATCTGCTCGAGGAGCTTGACATTGTCGACAGCCAAATCTCTGAATATGCTCTGGATCATATCCACAGCAACGAGATCATCCTCACTCACACATCATCACAGACTGTGCAACGGTTCCTCTCCGCAGCCGCACGAAAGCGCAAATTCACAGTCATACACGCCGAAGCATATCCCAACAACCACGGAGAAACACATTCTACCGTCGTCAATGGTAGCTCAAAAGCTGGCGAGGACGAAGACCCGAACGAGCGCTGGAAGACTCTCACGTCCATGGGCATCAAAGTCATCGTCATCCCCGACTCAGCCGTCTTCGCCCTCATGTCGCGAGTCAACAAAGTCATCATGGCACCTCACGCAGTCCTCGCCAACGGCAGTCTCATCGCAGCCGCAGGAGCCGCTACTGTTGCGCAAGCTGCCAAAGCTCATCAAGTTCCCGTGGTCGTCCTCAGCGGAGTCTACAAGCTTAGTCCGGTGTATCCATTCGACATGGCGGAGATGATTGAGTATGGCGAGCCTGGTAAGGTGGTCCCATTTCAGGATGGCCCTTTTATGGATAAGGTGGATGTGGTCAATCCACTGTTTGACTGGGTTGATGCGGATCTGGTGAACCTCTACATCACCAACTTGGGAGCACATGCGCCTTCCTATCTTTACAGGATCGTGGCAGATCACTACAGGACGGAGGACATCGATCTGACGACAAAGGCGTAG
- a CDS encoding Acetoacetyl-CoA synthetase, with product MDINVFTADGKPAPEGEPGELVCKKPFPNMPVMFLNDPERRRYHASYFEGFSHVWTHGDFVRINPETRGIYVLGRSDGVLNPSGVRFGSAEMYTVLDSPALKSSVADALVVGQQRQDSRYSDPTEQVLLFLKCTPSATSSSLFPNSGLVDQVKQHIIKDLSRRHVPHYFFEVDEIPYNVNGKKLETLVKKVVNGGPEVLRKLKMTEDEARMMGKFVKFYHVEGVVKREGREVAKL from the coding sequence ATGGACATTAACGTCTTCACAGCTGACGGCAAGCCGGCGCCGGAAGGCGAGCCAGGGGAACTGGTGTGTAAGAAGCCTTTCCCGAATATGCCGGTTATGTTCTTGAACGATCCGGAGAGGAGACGATATCATGCTTCGTACTTTGAGGGGTTTTCGCATGTGTGGACGCATGGAGACTTTGTGAGGATCAATCCGGAGACGAGGGGGATTTATGTTCTGGGACGAAGCGATGGGGTTCTCAATCCGAGTGGTGTACGGTTTGGGAGTGCGGAGATGTATACCGTCCTCGACTCGCCCGCTCTCAAATCTTCCGTTGCGGACGCGCTGGTTGTGGGTCAGCAACGACAAGACTCAAGATACTCAGATCCGACGGAACAGGTCCTTCTCTTCCTGAAGTGCACACCGTCCGCCACTTCCAGCAGCCTTTTCCCGAACTCCGGTTTGGTTGATCAGGTGAAGCAGCACATTATCAAGGATCTGAGTAGGAGGCATGTACCGCACTACTTCTTCGAGGTTGACGAGATTCCGTATAACGTCAATGGCAAGAAGCTGGAGACGTTGGTGAAGAAGGTGGTGAATGGTGGGCCGGAGGTGTTGAGGAAGTTGAAGATGACGGAGGATGAGGCGAGGATGATGGGGAAATTTGTCAAGTTCTATCATGTTGAGGGCGTTGTGAAGAGGGAGGGAAGGGAGGTGGCGAAGTTGTGA
- a CDS encoding Acetoacetyl-CoA synthetase, with translation MAPKAAYVPPAGLRTPLEDFTQYVERQHNISIKSYWDLHDFSVNRMNDFWMSFWNFAEIKASRHPTKICLDLFDVDESIPIDQFPQFFEDARLNWAENILCGNDDDLMITSMNETTLDEPEKYTWADMRRLVAEYADALKRAGLREGDFMVSIGSNCARSLAILLASASIGAIIANFATDIGEKALNDRLDQLRPKLIIAETEYSYNGKTNNIEAKITNCYTSIAKQTPCSLIIIGPDSKISCNHPTFDTFTARSKDAKLIFEQVPFNTPILVMFSSGTTGAPKGIVHGHGVLTLNGKKQFLLHNGFGPNDVHSHFSNIGWTLWNISIGALLCKTPMVLYDGSPFYPTPKKLLEILFSHGVTGFGAGPRYYQELQKHNILPKEIPNRVHTICSTGAVLTSSLATWLVKAFGPVCQFQFSGGTELCGNFTSGTRSLP, from the exons ATGGCCCCAAAAGCTGCATATGTGCCTCCAGCGGGCTTACGAACGCCGCTGGAGGACTTCACTCAGTATGTTGAGCGTCAGCACAACATCTCGATTA AGTCCTACTGGGACCTTCACGATTTTTCTGTCAACCGTATGAACGATTTCTGGATGTCGTTCTGGAATTTCGCTGAGATCAAGGCTTCCCGGCACCCGACTAAGATATGTCTCGATCTGTTCGACG TAGACGAGAGTATACCGATCGATCAATTTCCGCAGTTCTTCGAGGACGCACGACTCAACTGGGCGGAGAACATCCTTTGTGGCAACGATGATGATCTGATGATCACCAGCATGAATGAGACCACGTTGGACGAGCCTGAGAAGTATACATGGGCTGATATGAGACGGCTGGTTGCCGAGTATGCGGATGCTTTGAAGCGAGCTGGACTACGGGAGGGTGACTTTATGGTTT CTATCGGAAGCAACTGCGCGAGATCATTAGCCATTCTACTGGCGTCTGCTTCGATAGGCGCCATCATCGCCAACTTTGCTACTGACATCGGGGAGAAAGCACTGAACGATCGTTTAGATCAGCTCCGACCAAAGCTCATCATTGCCGAGACTGAATACTCATACAACGGGAAAACGAACAACATCGAAGCCAAAATTACGAACTGCTACACTTCTATCGCAAAGCAGACGCCATGCTCCCTGATCATCATCGGACCCGACAGCAAGATATCCTGTAACCACCCCACATTCGACACTTTCACGGCCAGATCCAAGGACGCCAAGCTCATCTTTGAGCAAGTACCTTTCAACACTCCCATACTGGTGATGTTCTCAAGTGGCACTACCGGCGCGCCGAAAGGCATTGTGCACGGCCATGGCGTGCTGACCCTCAATGGCAAGAAGCAATTCCTCTTGCACAACGGCTTCGGACCGAACGATGTGCATAGCCACTTCAGCAACATTGGCTGGACATTGTGGAACATCTCGATCGGCGCACTGCTGTGCAAGACACCTATGGTCCTCTACGACGGATCGCCTTTCTACCCCACGCCAAAGAAACTCCTCGAAATCCTTTTCTCCCATGGTGTGACTGGCTTCGGCGCCGGTCCTCGATACTACCAGGAGTTACAGAAACACAACATCCTCCCCAAAGAGATCCCAAACAGAGTCCACACAATCTGCTCCACCGGCGCAGTCCTCACATCAAGCCTAGCAACCTGGctcgtcaaagctttcggCCCAGTATGCCAATTCCAATTCTCCGGTGGAACGGAACTTTGCGGCAACTTCACCTCCGGAACACGCTCGTTGCCTTAA